From a region of the Cyprinus carpio isolate SPL01 chromosome A18, ASM1834038v1, whole genome shotgun sequence genome:
- the LOC109108667 gene encoding transcriptional repressor CTCF-like isoform X1 codes for MEGGPTEAVVEDAGDAFKPKECKTYQRRREDEEVGAELLQAAVLEQAQAEGEPVVEAVNSSVEMMVMDSLDPALLQMKTEVMEAAVGAPVGVAGAAHEATVTTVDDTQIITLQVVNMEEQQLGLGELQLVQVPVSAVPVTAATVEELQGTLVDATAMPKDGEPVICHTLPLPEGFQVVKVGANGEVETVEQDELQAQDNQPPQQEEEDMVEAQNEDPTWSKDPDYTPPVKKAKKTKKSKLRYNTEGDKDMDVSVYDFEEEQQEGLLSEVNAEKVVGNMKPPKPTKIKKKGVKKTFQCELCSYTCPRRSNLDRHMKSHTDERPHKCHLCGRAFRTVTLLRNHLNTHTGTRPHKCTDCDMAFVTSGELVRHRRYKHTHEKPFKCSMCDYASVEVSKLKRHIRSHTGERPFQCSLCSYASRDTYKLKRHMRTHSGEKPYECYICHARFTQSGTMKMHILQKHTENVAKFHCPHCDTVIARKSDLGVHLRKQHSYIEQGRKCRYCDAVFHERYALIQHQKSHKNEKRFKCDQCDYACRQERHMVMHKRTHTGEKPYSCSQCEKTFRQKQLLDMHFRRYHDPNFVPTSFVCTKCGKTFTRRNTMARHAENCNGMDSGDGENGAPPKRGRGGRKRKMRSRKDDDDDDDSDEHGEPDLDDIDEEEDDELFDDDQMDVVQAPPSVPIPAPAEPPVKRKRGRPPKNAPKASPTKSVAKTTTAAAAIIQVEDESTGAIENIIVKKEPEGIDAASAAQPVVEEVEAVEAGVETVQLAIPEAAPNGDLTPEMILSMMDR; via the exons ATGGAAGGGGGACCGACTGAGGCAGTGGTGGAAGATGCAGGGGATGCTTTCAAGCCCAAGGAATGTAAGACATACCAAAGGCGACGAGAAGATGAGGAAGTGGGTGCTGAATTGCTGCAGGCTGCTGTGTTAGAGCAAGCCCAGGCTGAAGGAGAGCCTGTGGTGGAAGCTGTCAACAGCAGTGTGGAGATGATGGTGATGGACTCCCTGGACCCTGCCCTGCTCCAGATGAAGACAGAAGTCATGGAGGCTGCTGTCGGTGCACCTGTTGGTGTGGCTGGTGCTGCTCATGAAGCCACGGTCACCACAGTTGATGATACTCAGATCATCACCCTGCAGGTGGTAAACATGGAAGAGCAGCAGTTGGGCTTGGGTGAGCTGCAGCTGGTGCAGGTGCCCGTTTCAGCGGTGCCGGTCACTGCCGCTACTGTGGAAGAGCTGCAGGGGACGCTAGTGGATGCCACTGCCATGCCTAAAGATGGGGAGCCGGTCATCTGTCACACCCTGCCGTTGCCTGAAGGCTTCCAG GTGGTCAAAGTGGGTGCAAACGGAGAAGTGGAAACTGTGGAGCAAGATGAGCTCCAGGCCCAAGATAATCAACCTCcacagcaggaggaggaggatatGGTTGAAGCCCAAAATGAAGACCCCACCTGGTCCAAAGATCCAGACTACACACCTCCTGTTAAAAAGGCCAAGAAGACTAAGAAAAGCAAGCTACGTTATAACACAGAGGGCGATAAAGACATGGACGTATCTGTGTATGACTTTGAGGAGGAGCAGCAGGAGGGACTGCTCTCTGAAGTCAATGCTGAGAAAGTTGTGGGTAACATGAAACCGCCCAAACCAACCAAAATTAAGAAGAAAG GTGTTAAAAAGACATTCCAGTGTGAGCTGTGCAGTTACACTTGCCCGCGCCGTTCCAATCTGGACCGCCACATGAAGAGCCACACGGATGAGAGGCCTCACAAGTGCCATCTTTGTGGACGAGCCTTCAGGACTGTGACGTTGCTGAGGAACCACCTCAACACCCACACAG GCACCAGACCACATAAGTGCACTGACTGCGACATGGCCTTCGTCACCAGTGGAGAGCTGGTGCGACACCGACGCTACAAGCACACTCATGAGAAACCATTCAAGTGCTCCATGTGTGACTATGCCAGTGTAGAG GTTAGCAAGCTGAAGCGCCACATTCGCTCCCACACTGGAGAGCGTCCGTTCCAGTGCAGTCTGTGCAGTTATGCCAGCAGAGATACCTATAAGCTGAAGAGACACATGAGGACCCACTCAG GAGAGAAGCCCTATGAGTGCTATATCTGTCATGCACGTTTTACTCAGAGTGGTACCATGAAGATGCACATACTGCAGAAGCACACAGAAAATGTGGCAAAATTTCACTGCCCCCACTGCGACACCGTTATTGCCCGCAAGAGTGATCTTG GTGTACATCTCCGTAAGCAGCATTCCTACATTGAGCAGGGAAGGAAGTGCCGTTACTGTGATGCAGTGTTCCATGAGCGCTACGCACTCATCCAGCATCAGAAGTCCCACAAAAATGAGAAACGCTTCAAGTGTGATCAGTGTGACTATGCATGCCGTCAG GAGCGTCACATGGTCATGCACAAGCGTACCCATACCGGGGAGAAGCCTTATTCCTGCAGCCAATGTGAGAAAACTTTCAGACAGAAACAGCTCCTGGACATGCACTTTCGGCGCTATCACGACCCCAATTTTGTACCCACATCCTTTGTATGCACCAAGTGCGGCAAGACCTTCACTCGCAGG aataccATGGCCAGACATGCAGAGAACTGCAATGGTATGGATTCTGGTGATGGAGAGAATGGAGCTCCACCCAAAAGGGGCCGTGGAGGCCGAAAGAGGAAAATGCGCTCTAgaaaggatgatgatgatgatgatgatagtg ATGAGCATGGAGAACCTGACCTTGATGACATTGACGAAGAGGAAGATGATGAGCTATTTGATGATGACCAGATGGATGTGGTACAGGCTCCACCCAGTGTTCCTATCCCTGCGCCAGCCGAACCTCCTGTCAAGAGGAAACGTGGCAGACCCCCAAAGAATGCACCCAAGGCTTCTCCTACCAAGTCTGTCGCCAAAACCACCACAG CAGCTGCTGCCATTATCCAGGTCGAGGATGAAAGCACAGGGGCCATCGAGAACATCATCGTGAAGAAGGAGCCTGAGGGCATTGATGCAGCTTCAGCTgcccagccagtggtggaggaAGTGGAGGCTGTCGAGGCTGGTGTAGAAACAGTGCAGCTAGCCATCCCTGAAGCTGCGCCGAACGGTGATCTTACTCCTGAAATGATCCTTAGCATGATGGACCGGTGA
- the LOC109108667 gene encoding transcriptional repressor CTCF-like isoform X2: MEGGPTEAVVEDAGDAFKPKECKTYQRRREDEEVGAELLQAAVLEQAQAEGEPVVEAVNSSVEMMVMDSLDPALLQMKTEVMEAAVGAPVGVAGAAHEATVTTVDDTQIITLQVVNMEEQQLGLGELQLVQVPVSAVPVTAATVEELQGTLVDATAMPKDGEPVICHTLPLPEGFQVVKVGANGEVETVEQDELQAQDNQPPQQEEEDMVEAQNEDPTWSKDPDYTPPVKKAKKTKKSKLRYNTEGDKDMDVSVYDFEEEQQEGLLSEVNAEKVVGNMKPPKPTKIKKKGVKKTFQCELCSYTCPRRSNLDRHMKSHTDERPHKCHLCGRAFRTVTLLRNHLNTHTGTRPHKCTDCDMAFVTSGELVRHRRYKHTHEKPFKCSMCDYASVEVSKLKRHIRSHTGERPFQCSLCSYASRDTYKLKRHMRTHSGEKPYECYICHARFTQSGTMKMHILQKHTENVAKFHCPHCDTVIARKSDLGVHLRKQHSYIEQGRKCRYCDAVFHERYALIQHQKSHKNEKRFKCDQCDYACRQERHMVMHKRTHTGEKPYSCSQCEKTFRQKQLLDMHFRRYHDPNFVPTSFVCTKCGKTFTRRNTMARHAENCNGMDSGDGENGAPPKRGRGGRKRKMRSRKDDDDDDDSDEHGEPDLDDIDEEEDDELFDDDQMDVVQAPPSVPIPAPAEPPVKRKRGRPPKNAPKASPTKSVAKTTTAAAIIQVEDESTGAIENIIVKKEPEGIDAASAAQPVVEEVEAVEAGVETVQLAIPEAAPNGDLTPEMILSMMDR; the protein is encoded by the exons ATGGAAGGGGGACCGACTGAGGCAGTGGTGGAAGATGCAGGGGATGCTTTCAAGCCCAAGGAATGTAAGACATACCAAAGGCGACGAGAAGATGAGGAAGTGGGTGCTGAATTGCTGCAGGCTGCTGTGTTAGAGCAAGCCCAGGCTGAAGGAGAGCCTGTGGTGGAAGCTGTCAACAGCAGTGTGGAGATGATGGTGATGGACTCCCTGGACCCTGCCCTGCTCCAGATGAAGACAGAAGTCATGGAGGCTGCTGTCGGTGCACCTGTTGGTGTGGCTGGTGCTGCTCATGAAGCCACGGTCACCACAGTTGATGATACTCAGATCATCACCCTGCAGGTGGTAAACATGGAAGAGCAGCAGTTGGGCTTGGGTGAGCTGCAGCTGGTGCAGGTGCCCGTTTCAGCGGTGCCGGTCACTGCCGCTACTGTGGAAGAGCTGCAGGGGACGCTAGTGGATGCCACTGCCATGCCTAAAGATGGGGAGCCGGTCATCTGTCACACCCTGCCGTTGCCTGAAGGCTTCCAG GTGGTCAAAGTGGGTGCAAACGGAGAAGTGGAAACTGTGGAGCAAGATGAGCTCCAGGCCCAAGATAATCAACCTCcacagcaggaggaggaggatatGGTTGAAGCCCAAAATGAAGACCCCACCTGGTCCAAAGATCCAGACTACACACCTCCTGTTAAAAAGGCCAAGAAGACTAAGAAAAGCAAGCTACGTTATAACACAGAGGGCGATAAAGACATGGACGTATCTGTGTATGACTTTGAGGAGGAGCAGCAGGAGGGACTGCTCTCTGAAGTCAATGCTGAGAAAGTTGTGGGTAACATGAAACCGCCCAAACCAACCAAAATTAAGAAGAAAG GTGTTAAAAAGACATTCCAGTGTGAGCTGTGCAGTTACACTTGCCCGCGCCGTTCCAATCTGGACCGCCACATGAAGAGCCACACGGATGAGAGGCCTCACAAGTGCCATCTTTGTGGACGAGCCTTCAGGACTGTGACGTTGCTGAGGAACCACCTCAACACCCACACAG GCACCAGACCACATAAGTGCACTGACTGCGACATGGCCTTCGTCACCAGTGGAGAGCTGGTGCGACACCGACGCTACAAGCACACTCATGAGAAACCATTCAAGTGCTCCATGTGTGACTATGCCAGTGTAGAG GTTAGCAAGCTGAAGCGCCACATTCGCTCCCACACTGGAGAGCGTCCGTTCCAGTGCAGTCTGTGCAGTTATGCCAGCAGAGATACCTATAAGCTGAAGAGACACATGAGGACCCACTCAG GAGAGAAGCCCTATGAGTGCTATATCTGTCATGCACGTTTTACTCAGAGTGGTACCATGAAGATGCACATACTGCAGAAGCACACAGAAAATGTGGCAAAATTTCACTGCCCCCACTGCGACACCGTTATTGCCCGCAAGAGTGATCTTG GTGTACATCTCCGTAAGCAGCATTCCTACATTGAGCAGGGAAGGAAGTGCCGTTACTGTGATGCAGTGTTCCATGAGCGCTACGCACTCATCCAGCATCAGAAGTCCCACAAAAATGAGAAACGCTTCAAGTGTGATCAGTGTGACTATGCATGCCGTCAG GAGCGTCACATGGTCATGCACAAGCGTACCCATACCGGGGAGAAGCCTTATTCCTGCAGCCAATGTGAGAAAACTTTCAGACAGAAACAGCTCCTGGACATGCACTTTCGGCGCTATCACGACCCCAATTTTGTACCCACATCCTTTGTATGCACCAAGTGCGGCAAGACCTTCACTCGCAGG aataccATGGCCAGACATGCAGAGAACTGCAATGGTATGGATTCTGGTGATGGAGAGAATGGAGCTCCACCCAAAAGGGGCCGTGGAGGCCGAAAGAGGAAAATGCGCTCTAgaaaggatgatgatgatgatgatgatagtg ATGAGCATGGAGAACCTGACCTTGATGACATTGACGAAGAGGAAGATGATGAGCTATTTGATGATGACCAGATGGATGTGGTACAGGCTCCACCCAGTGTTCCTATCCCTGCGCCAGCCGAACCTCCTGTCAAGAGGAAACGTGGCAGACCCCCAAAGAATGCACCCAAGGCTTCTCCTACCAAGTCTGTCGCCAAAACCACCACAG CTGCTGCCATTATCCAGGTCGAGGATGAAAGCACAGGGGCCATCGAGAACATCATCGTGAAGAAGGAGCCTGAGGGCATTGATGCAGCTTCAGCTgcccagccagtggtggaggaAGTGGAGGCTGTCGAGGCTGGTGTAGAAACAGTGCAGCTAGCCATCCCTGAAGCTGCGCCGAACGGTGATCTTACTCCTGAAATGATCCTTAGCATGATGGACCGGTGA